The following are encoded together in the Emcibacter sp. SYSU 3D8 genome:
- a CDS encoding PDZ domain-containing protein: MVRRAIAFSVMALVAAGAAHAQITSESLDPPPGGNYGAPDEPSRPSYGSQPQAGQGYGRTADPANDPYADPSAGGVYDPAAGTVRGPTRLPGPGGPPAYAPEPRSAPPAYGRSAPPAYGRSAPEPSYVQGAAPAQDGQAGVGSSCDHLAAELERFRGPPDNPLLPRDEACASARAGGEPGRPNAAFRQCSDDFYRDYEQQRDEYRRCMEQDASKAEQRLEQRALTVDAARSGYGGTAPQMAGPYARPGAPGWLGVQIGAVSPQAAYRLGAEGTQGAYVLNAVLGSPAQKAGLQRGDIITGFDGEAILQPKDLQYQAERLTAGQTVRLEILRGGQREMLDVQITPRP, from the coding sequence GTGGTTCGCCGCGCTATCGCGTTTTCAGTCATGGCCCTGGTCGCCGCCGGTGCGGCGCACGCCCAGATCACGAGCGAATCACTCGATCCGCCGCCTGGCGGCAATTACGGCGCACCAGACGAGCCGTCCCGCCCGTCCTATGGCAGCCAGCCGCAAGCCGGACAGGGGTATGGCAGGACGGCGGACCCGGCGAACGATCCCTATGCGGATCCGTCCGCGGGCGGGGTCTATGATCCTGCCGCTGGAACAGTGCGCGGTCCGACGCGCTTGCCCGGACCGGGCGGCCCGCCGGCATACGCACCCGAGCCGCGCAGCGCGCCGCCTGCCTATGGACGCAGCGCGCCGCCTGCCTATGGACGCAGCGCGCCGGAGCCGTCATATGTGCAGGGGGCCGCTCCGGCTCAGGACGGGCAGGCAGGCGTCGGCAGCTCGTGCGACCATCTTGCCGCCGAGCTCGAGCGATTCCGCGGCCCGCCGGACAATCCCCTGCTGCCACGCGATGAAGCCTGCGCCTCGGCGCGGGCAGGCGGCGAGCCGGGAAGGCCCAATGCCGCATTCCGCCAGTGTTCGGACGATTTCTACCGGGATTACGAGCAGCAGCGCGACGAGTACCGCCGCTGCATGGAGCAGGATGCCAGCAAGGCCGAACAGCGCCTTGAGCAGCGCGCCCTGACCGTGGACGCGGCCCGCAGCGGCTATGGCGGCACCGCGCCGCAGATGGCCGGCCCCTATGCCCGCCCGGGCGCGCCCGGCTGGCTCGGCGTGCAGATCGGGGCGGTGTCGCCGCAGGCGGCCTACCGGCTCGGCGCCGAGGGCACCCAGGGCGCCTATGTGCTCAATGCGGTGCTGGGCAGCCCGGCGCAGAAGGCGGGCCTGCAGCGCGGCGACATCATCACCGGCTTCGACGGCGAGGCCATCCTGCAGCCCAAGGACCTGCAATATCAGGCGGAACGCCTGACGGCGGGCCAGACGGTGCGGCTGGAAATCCTGCGCGGCGGCCAGCGCGAGATGCTGGACGTCCAGATCACCCCGCGGCCCTGA